Genomic DNA from Larus michahellis chromosome 3, bLarMic1.1, whole genome shotgun sequence:
TTAAAATGTCTAATCCCTTTAAAAGGAGAATTATTTTGTGAGATCACGTCCtgtacaacttaaaaaaaaaaaacccagcaacttggtttctttatttctctgcagTCTACTTAGACTGTAGAGAATTTTAGAACCAAGTAAACTTATGGCACATTACCAACAAAACTGTACAAATTTTACAACCAAGTAAACTTACGGCACATACTGTCAGGaagtaaatgtattttaattgctTCAACCAATTATGTCCATCTACTAAGAGTGGCCAGGGctaaaaaaattaacagtttaCAAACAACATATAAAGCTACTGATTATAGGCTGCTTTGAATTTGAATACCTAAAAATGGAGTTAAGCCTGAAGGCTTTGTAAGGAATACACAGCACTACCAGAActaaaaccattttttaatttttgcaatgtTTCTAGCAAGTACCACAACAAAAAGCATCTGTGATGTGTTATGGTACACGAGAGCATCAACGTTGCTCTTCAATGGTACACGGCAGTTGAAAAACACAAATCATCCCTGCTGTAGCTATCCATATTATGTAAAACAGAGATTAATGTTAATCAAATTACAGATTCTTTAAATCAACATATGCCAGCAATACCAAAAAAGCAGGAGTCCTGACTTCACCCCAAGCCACTGTGTCTTGTTCCTTGTCTTTGTCTGTATGGGAACACAGCTGTTTAAGCGGTAGTGAATTGGCCTGGCTGAAAAATAGCTTATTGTTGGTTTTCATCATACAATTACATCAACGTTTGCTTCTGAAGCACATTAGGGTTGGGAATGAGAGGCTAGAGAAGGACTACAGTATCTTCTTTAGGTGGCAGTGCTGATTTATGCTAGTTTAACACTTCATATCAACTACACtcaaaaaacatgagaaaaaattttaaaatggtgTATACAAATACAATGTGCAACTGTCATTCAAATTCCCAGCTCTGAGAGCATACCTCTGGCACCAGTGGATGCTGATGAGAGACAAAAATATTAACGCGAGGAGTAAGTAGTTCCTCCCAACAATTTTATTGCTAAGCTACAGAAAGTAATATTTTAGGTTGCAAACACACCTTACCAGAGTTCACTTGTATCTGATATTCAAATTAGTTTGTGTTGCAGCTCTTGTTATCAGAAATATACAAGTGAAATTGAACTAAAATGCACATAAATCAAAACCTAGCAAACATACGTCCATGCTGAAAACTACCGTGCAGTGGAAACATTAATATTAGGACTGAAGTTTTTTTTCTAGTGATGAATCACTTCTGGCAACATTCCAAAGTTATAAACATTTTACTCTTTTCTTCAAATTGGTAGTTACGTCCATCATAAGACCAAAATTCAGATGTTCCCCCTCACGCAGTGGCTGTGCAAGCAGACCTGTGACAAAACACGCAGCACTCTCCCATCAGATCACCTTTCACTGCAGGGTGCACTTGGCGGGCTGCTGTGCCACGCCACCCTCCTGGTCCCATCACATGTGCGGTGCCAGGCACAGGCCTGCAGACGTGGCTGACAGAGGagcacaggcacagagaacaCAACATGTTCTGGCACACACCAAGCTTTCCTCACACTATTCCTTCCACAAAATACATTATAGCAAATGTACAGAGTTCCTCTGAAACACATTTCAAAGGCTCAACAAAGAGATGTTTAGGTTTTTTCCATCGACACACCTAATGAGAAACATTGCTTTCAAATACTGAAAAGTATCCTGAAAATTTTTTGTATACTCAGACTTACACTTTAAATAACCTAGGTTTTTAGGAAAGCTTTTATTATTGATAACATGCAAGAAGTATGTACAGTATATTTTTTGACAGTAGCAATATTAATACTTCAGGATTCCACACAATTTTTCCAAACCCACAATGTTCAAAATTAATGGTTCATAAaccttatttttgctttaaagccAGAATTAAACTAACAAAAAAATTCCTATGAAACAGGAATTCCGCATTTTAGTCAATCCAGACAAAGTCATCAACCATGGGAGAAAGTAAGTGTCATCAGAGGAACAGTGGTGAAAATTAATTCTTCTCCTTTGtgcatttaaaagaacaaaggATCCAAGCAAGACCTGTCTTGTAAAAGAAGTGTCACTGCTTTTTACTTTATCTAATGAGAAAAGTATCTCTAGAATAGTCTTCACTACACTCAGTAATGAATCGGACGTGCTGAAGTactcaaatgaaaaaataagatatGCAAATTTTCAGGCTAATGAGGACAGAGAATGAAAAGGACTTTACAGAAAACGGTAATTATTCaacacagttatttttttcctgtacactAAGGCTTACATTAAGTTGCAGAATGTAaaagacattaagaaaaataGAGATCAGCCaccaaaacatttctgttttaaaatacagacttGTATTTTGTTACCTACACTAAATGCTAGCTTTTATTGTACAGCCAGACAGGGCTTcacatccagaaaaaaaccccaaagaaataaagaaaaataagaaaacagtgcAATTTGACCTAGCTGGTGCTTCCTGCCACAAAAAGTCCTGtgattttccagtaaaaaaaagcaagtatGACTGAGAACATCCAGTGTTCTAATATGTGGCTATCCTTCTTCTCTGGTGTCACTTTTCCACATTAGCACGGTATTCCTGCATAACacctaaaaattaaaattattcttgtgACACTGAGCTGACAgttttttcagagctttctgAAGTCTGAATTTCATGAGTTCATCCTTCTAAACTTAAGATTCCCTTACAAATTAAACTACCAGTTCTACCTCTATTTTTTTACCTATTTTTGAAGACAAACTATTGCCAAGTGAACTCCCCAAACAACCTCCTCATATatcaatacaaacaaaaaaataaaaataaacacacattccTGCTGATCTGCTTAGAAGTCTTATAAGTTTTCCGAGTGTGGCGATTAACTGTGACAGGAATTTAAGACTACTAACAGGCTTGCATTTCTTAATTAACCATGGAAAAATCTTTTAGAAAGGCTCATAGACCATCCTAACCCCATAAGTTAGCTTGAAAAATTTACATATTAATTTGAAAGATTTACAGTAAGATTTAGCTGTGTTCATttcaatgaaacaaacaaaaaatgagcCACCCGCTCTGCTCCTTAACAGAACCCTAAGAAGTGACAGCgcttcacaaaaaaataaaatcaacgctattaaaagaattaaaaactctCAAACCCAAATTGCTTACTCGGGTACAGGACAGAAAGAAGGTCttttcagcaggagaaaaactCTGAAAAGACTCTCCAATGTTAGCCTTTTGTGACGCTTATTAGGGCTATCCCAACACAGAAGCCCTGACTTTACACACGCGCGTACAATCACGTTTTTAGGCTGCTGGCATATCCACTACGACTGCAAAGAGGCTTAACTCTGCAAAAATAGAGCCCACGAGAGACGGGCTGGGGCTCGCAGCTGAAGCAGCACACAGGGAAGACCGTGAACACCCCGTACCGCCCCAAGAGGTGGGGCTTCCCCCCTACCTCCCCCCGCTCCCACTTCTCAGTACAGCCGACGGGCGCTCGGCGCAACCCAACAACCCAGCCGGACGGCGGGAGGGGCGCGCGGCGACTGCTGGCCGGGGGGGCAAgtagcagggcagggcagggcaggacggGCCGGGCCGCGACGGGCCGGGCTCGGGGTCCAGCGGGGCGGGGCAGCGCTGCGGCCGCCTCACTCACAGTAATACGCCACCACCGGCTCTCGCTTGTCCAGCTCCTGCGCGGTTCGCAGATGGTGCTGGATGCTCTTGAActgcggcggcagcgggggaAGCGCCGTGGCCGCCATCACGGGGGCGACAACACGCAACGGCAACAACAGGCGGCCGACAGCGACTCCGGCTCCCGAGCCTGGCGCCGGCCGCTTCCGCTTCCGGCAGGGGACGCCAGGGCGCCTGCGCGGTGGGCGGGCGGCCGCCTGTGGCGGGGCGCTCTGGGAAGAGCGCCCCCTGCTGAGCGGGAGGGGTGGGGGACGGAGCCGGGGCCCGGGCGGCTTCGCCGGGCAGGTTGGCCCGTCGCCGCGACGGCCTCCCCGTCTCTGGGGCCGTACAGCCTCACGCGTCTCCTGCGTGGCTCGTCAGTGTTGGAAGCGTGTCCCACAGCCGCCGCGCGGAGGGGACTGCAGACCCCGGAGGCGGCCCGGGCTTCCCCGGGCCCTGCCGGCGGAATAGCAGCCTGGCCCCGCTTCTGTGGCCgccccagccctcctctgcccATTCCTTTGGCACGTCAGCCCAAAGAGCCGTGGGTACCTTGCCCTTGGAGGTGGAGCTGcaagaaaaatccctttttcagGTTGAAAAACCTTCCCCTTGAGCTGCCCCGAGGCTCGCCAGAGGTACGGGAGGGCCTGAAGCGCCGAagcccacctctgctcctgggcctcagcccttcctcccGCTGCCACTCGCTGGAGAAGCCTTGTACCCCCGTGGCCTGGCTAATAGCGTGTTCACCGGGCTGCGCCGCTTCCCGGCAGCGAGTCCCCTAACCTGGGAAAGCACATCTTGCAGGATCACCGCTTCCCACAAAACTTTCTCAGAGGAACCTCCCAAGGATTTCTCTTTGTGCTGGGAGGGGataggaacagcaaaagaaatgggAGCAGCTGAAGCAAAATGGTTTCAAAAGGATCTCAAAATTTGcaaaattactattattattgcagtgttgtcatggtttaggctggttTGGCCACTAAATGAACAACAGGTGCTCTCgttaacctctctcccttcccagaagagaagggagagagagtaAGACAGATTTACggattgaaaaagaaactaaacaactttaatgaaatattaataataataaaaaatattaaaataatgaaatacgtatgatatatacaaaaccagtatcaagctcccaggttgacgatcacgtcaccagcaggcactgggaaagtttcaggctggactcagtgatagAGGGGATCTGGATTCAGGAGTGCACGGATTAggatcaaagacagatgaacagagtcctcctcagacactggccattgaagaatgaggctgacccctttgatccctcagctttataccAAGCATGAGGCAgttgggatggaataccctgttggtcagtttttggTCACTTGTcttgtcctctcctccccacaggtgcaacccctctacgcttttctgcttccaccaCTCCAACTTGATACCTCACAAagtcagctgaccttggttgttagagcaataagtgtaagcaggagcctcttcataccattccttggtattaactataaacatctgAGgttatctgctagaagcagacactgtctgaaaaatacactgttaatttTAGGGagttagttagttagaagagacttaactgaaaagtagaattactgaaaagaaaattggttctgttttacctcaaaccaggacaagtgtCTGTCATCTTCTCATTCTGACAGCATagttaaatgattttttaatttcttttaaatggccCTGTTGCCAAACCTCCGCCTCATCTCAAAATGGCTGTCTACAAGACAGGAGAATGTCAATGCTCCAAGGCATAAAGAAAGATGTGTGTTGGAGGGAGGCACGGGGTAGGACAGGTGGTTGCGTTGTCTCATTGCTATCATGGGAGAGTGCTGAAAAGAGAACAGGAGGGAAATGATGGCTGAACAGAAGAAAGGAATACAAGAAAGGAACAGAACAAGGAGTGGTTATAGGACTGGGATGTTGTGGTGGTGTACTAGAAGTTGGCTGGCCCAGAGCAGCTATACCTTTGATGTAAAGGCAATCTCATCACTTACTGGGTGTATTTAGCCTGTTTCATTGAAGATGATGGAGGGAACAATTAACGGCTCTTTGTTAAGTGAGAACTTAAATGGGCATGATGACTGGCTAGAGACAAAACTGACTGTAAATGCATGAGCTGGGGATTGCTTTGAGTGCAAAATGAGGCAGCTAGAGTATGGTGGAAAACAATGACAAAGTCAAAGAAGCACTTATAACGTGACCCTGATGTAAGCAACAAAAATACTTCCTACTGTGTTCAGGGAGACAGGACTTCGCGTTCGCTGTGTAAAGAAATAGAATTGAATCAAAGAATCCCCAAGTGTGTTACATAATTCGTTTCACAACGGCAAAAAAAGCCTTCAGGATCATCTCAAATATTTGCTCAGCATTTGAGCTAAAATCAGTGCAACACTGAGAAATGCACGCAGGCATGTTATAAATCTCAGAGGGAGTAAGGGTGGAAGGAAGCTGATAGAAAGTAATGTAAATGAGGACAATAGTGGTGGGAGTTTGGAAgactaagagaaagaaaaatttacaGACACTTGAGAATACAATGAGTGCCAGGAAAACAAATGGCAAATCTAGGAAAGAGAAGTGTTGACAACCATGGGGAAATGGTTTCTTTACATGGACATAATATCTCCATCAACGTGTTCCAGAAACCAATGACGGAATCAGtcacagaaaaacatttgcacTAAAAGGCAATAAtacgcattttttttttaaatgaaaaactgaaactgAGGAATTTGACAATTTTAATTTCATAGAAATTGCAGAAAAAATCTGCATTGTATCTGATTAGGAAGAAGAACACATTTTGATTGGTCCAGGTTTTGACTGCCAAGGGAAAGGGCATGGTGGTGGGTAATCCAGCCCCtagagccccccccccagggatccTCAGACAGTCCCATGCCAGTCCTGGCTCTGCAAGGCTCTTGATGGCAATAGGGAAGTCCCCTGAGGGGCTGTGGGTTTTGGCACTCCTCTGACCTTGCTGAAGTGTTTTGAAATCTGCAGAACAACAAGTGATGCAAATATTAAGCACCAGGGAAAATACTGACAAGGTTGTGGtgaagttattttattattatacaaACATATGATTAAGTGTGATTTGAGTACAGTTGGTCATGACTATACCTAGCACATGGAAGTAAATTCTTTTTAGTAGTAATATATATATTGTAtgttatgtataaataaaaagatgggttttttttacctgagATTTAGAAGTTTAAATTGCAAAGAATAATTCCAGATAGAGCATAGAATtctagaattgttttggttggaagagacctttaagatcatcaagtccaattaacactgccaagttaccactggACCATGTCCCTCAACACTACATCTACATACTGATGTATACAACAGAAAATTAAGCATTTATTAGGCAAAGTACATGGCATGTTATGCAACCAAGAAGTTAGCACAGTGATTCTTATTCCATTTGTAATGCTTGCAAATACCAAATAACTAGTTTAATATTGCACAAATCTGATAGTATTGACTGGACATAGGTTTAAGACAACATAACatattctgcagggaaaaaatatCACAACATTAGTGCTTTAATACAGTGAATGTATTGAAATTCATCATTTTCTTCTTGAttggcatattaaaaaaatcacacatctaGTTATGACCCACTTTGATTTAAATGGCCCAGAATCAATCAAATCCAAGACACCTAAGTCATGCAGCTCCATTTATGTCATGAGGACTGCTTTTTTGGGTAAGGATTACAAAGTTCCTATAACTCAGCCTTGTTTGGGATGGCTTAACTAGTGGTTGGTGCTAAAAGATTTTGTAGTAATTTTTCTAGAATTTTCCAAGTATTCCTGGAAGGACCCAAACTTAATTCAAGAAGCAAAGATGTTCTTCCCTTTAGTGTTAGAGGCCTCAAACTGTGTCCAAAGATGCTGATGGATTCCTTTTGACTTTGCTGATTCCTGGATCACTGTTAGAGGAGTGATGAGTCTGAGTCTCTCATTTCACTGAGATTCGGAACAGAAATTGTTCAATTTAGTAGCTGTAGAAAATGCTGAAAGAGgaagacacctttttttttttcctagaaatttaGGAGAAttgaaaaacaaatggaaaaaagctaATTGTTATGATTGCTATTTGTACATATTTTATACAGTAAACtacctcctcctttctttccagttctgaaatctttttttttgtcattaccTCACTTCAGCACaaagaattaaataatttctaaGTTTAAGATGTCTGCTAGTCCTTAAGAAGAAACCGTCGCACAGAAAAACATCTGATATCTATATAAAGTTCAAGACCTAACCTATCCAAATACACTTATTGCATGGAATAATTTTAGTATGCAGACATCTTTTTAACTGTTATTCTAGCAACTTTAGTCAGAGCAATCAGAAGTTAGATGTGACACACACAGCAAAAAATTCTGTGGGCCCAATTCCGCAGTCACACACAAGCAAAACTCTCACTGAAATCAAGGCATGACTGGAcccagaaaaggcttttcttcaaGATTTTCTTTTGATACTACCCTGCAGCGGTAATCATGAGTGCGGTTCTCTTCTGCAATCATTGTTATAAAACTGCAGGTGGGCAGGGTGGTAAATTACTAGGAGTGATTGACATCATTGAGTTTTTAAGAAACCTAGCCTTCTACATGAGATCTCAAAAATTTCGGCAACACACAAGACCACTGTAATCACAGTAAATGTGTACATCGCAATAAGAAAAATTGTCTTTTCGAAGTGCTCTGGCACCATGCACCGGGTAatgttaaactttttttcaaaTGCTCCCATATCACACATGTAGATTGCATTCACTTTGAAACCAAAGAGCTGAATCTGAAGCCAAAAAGCCACAGCTTCAAGGATAACCCttaagaaaacagagaagacatAAAAACTGCTGTAGAATGACTTTTGGAGGATATCTTCTTGTTTGATGCTCTTACACGCAGCATAAAGGTGAAAAAAGGCTCCGGGTACCAGCACAATCACCAGCTGTAACGCCCAGAATACCTAAAATGTAGCAGAAACGTAGCTGTCAGGTCATTTACAACTGCATCAGGACAGCTAAAACATGCACATATTGGAACATTTTGCAAGTCTGTTTTTATATGTGTATCAAATGTATAGACACTTAGGCGACAATAAAGGTAAAAATCACTGTtatattttaattggaaaagttCAGTTGGTTTCTGAAAAGTGAGGGTTGTTGGTATGATGGATAGAAAGCACAACTCCTTATTTAGTCACAGATGAAaggttattaaaaagaaaatattaatgaaaaagcTAAGTGATAATTAGCCCAATCAGTTGCTACTTCTTATATGGAAcaattatgtttaattttttcgGTTCGTTTTCTTAACATTGGAtttctacaataaaaaaaaaaaaaaaaaagagaattaccTGAGGAGTTATAGGCCTGAACTGGTTGTAACAGAAAAGATTAACCTCTCTCTTGTCTGGGTCACAGCTGAAATGCAAGGCCTCATTTCCATAAACAGCAAAGCCCAAAACGCCAAGGAAAAACATGCGGACTGAGCCAAAGAAAAGAGTATGGAATTGGCCAATTACCGTTGGTGGCCTGAGCTGCAAATCACAGGGTTAttcaacatgaaaacaaaaatgaacagcATTACTGTTGGAGGCCTACTTGCTCTTTTTCAttatccaaaatatttatttcattctctttGTTTGAAAAGCAGTTTGCCTATGAAGGCTGCAGTAGCTTTCTAAAATAATAACGGCTTAGAGCACTTTATTGTTGCTACTAATTTTATAAAAAACATTCATTTGTCTAGCACTTAGCAGTTAATTTCTTTCGCTGCCTTTATCTGTGTTCTGCTGTGGCAGAATGCACCCAATGGAGCTCATCGCTTGGACGGAAAGTCCGTTCATTTTGCTGTTGTATCGATTTGCGTGATGTCAGGTGACGGCAACATAAGGACCACCATGTCGTTAACCGTCGTTAACGCTAATTAGGCTTGCAAATTAAATTTCAGCTTCCCCAAAGGGGCGTTGCTGGCGCCCAGGCAGGCCTCTTTCGGTGGCCGTCGAGTCCCTCCCGGGGAGCCCCAGCGGCCGAGCGGGCCGTGACGGGCGGAAGACATCCCGCACCGCCGCTCGGGGATGGGGGACGCGGCGCCGCTCCCTGCCGCTTTGAGGCCGGACCCCTCgctcccggctccggccccggggccgccccggcgtACTCACACATCCCTCCGAGAAGCTCCGCATATAGTTGGGGGACATGTCCGGGGAAGGCGCCctgagccggcggcggcggccggacccagcccccggccccggatCGCTCCGCCCTTTGCCGCCGGGCGGTCCCCGGCTCTCGGGCAGGGAGCGGGCTCGGCGACAGCGGGGCCGCCGGCGCCGGGCGGTAATCCCCGGCCAGCACCGTCAGCAGCGGCGGCTGCCgcctccgccgcgccgccgccgggtgTTCCCCTGCCCGTGCCCCGCCGCCTTCACCCCCCCCTCGGGTTGCACGCCGTACCCACCGTCCCGGCCCCGGCAGCAGGGCCGCCCCCCCCGTTGCCTCTCTCCCGCCCCGGTCCCTGTcccggccccgggcgggggtAACCGGCATCCGCAGACCCGCCACGGAGCTCTCGGGGCTGCTGCCGGCGGAAGAAGCCGGGTTCCCGCCAGCCGGGGCACAGCggcagcctcctgggctgctgacagGTTCAATTTGCACCATCTAGAGCTTAATAACTTATTTTTAGCTGAGTCCAATAAAAAGTAAAGATGCAGCCAAACTTGGAAGCTGCAGGAACAAAATTCTGAATTCAAAGAAGTAACAGCAATTCAATTAAAACGAATAATGCTAACCACTCCAATACTGGTACAAATAACTTAATGGCAATAATTGCTATTAATAATTTGCCAGCCTACAACATATGCGCAGTTGAAAGGAATCCAGAAGACCTGTGCGTGAGACCTCATGCATGCACCAGGCActcctgctgggaaacagctgcAGGGACCTACATTGTGTTTGAACCTAGTGGGAGTTTTAGGAGAAGGTGGAGAGAgaaaggatggggatgggaaaccagaggaggggaagaggcagcTCATCATTCAGGCACTGCTGCGCAGTAGCTTATTCAGTGTTCTGAAGAGGATGCACAGGAAAGTGAAATCCACCAAATCTAAGAGGGACATTTAGTCTTTTGCCTCCAAACTCAGGAGAGATCCTCCCTTGGAATTGGTTGCAGCATGACTTCAAGCTGATGTAACAAGAAGTATTGCCCCTGCTGTGATGTATGCTCATAGGCATGGAAACATaggcaggaggagggaacagATGGGAATCAGGGCTCATTTTATGTGTGGATTTAGCTGCTGTGGCAGTAAAAGGTACCACAATGACTGTATTAATGCCATGATTAGAGTAACTGTTGCAAGACATCAGAATACCCTTTGTAAGGGGAACCTGCCCTGCATCTGCTGAAGTAGCTAGAGTACAAAGGTGAAATGCCCTTCAGTAAGTGTGTCTTATTTACTACAGCTCCTTTTTCAGGCAGTTAATTAAATGTCTATTTATCTCCTGGAGGCCTGTAAAAGGTGCTGTATTAGTAGCACTGAGACTGGGTTTCTaagcattttttaatgcaaactgCCACTCCACTGCATGGAGAGAATGCTGAGCTTTGTATGTATTGAATGAACTGAAAGCAATAATGTCTCACGGTGGTATGTAATCTGCAATAAAATACTGGGGTTCTCAGGATGTGTGACTAACCTTCACAAAAAAGCAATAATTGTGGTTACAGtgagttgtttttcttctgctcgTAATACATATGGAGCTTAATTATCATCCAAACCCAATTTTTAATGTTCCCACAATACTATAAAATTACTAAATTACCTCAGCATGCTGGACAGATGTTTAATATCAGTaatattttaatcatttaattcttttaaaatgtgaattgcTGTTGAAAACCTACTGTTGAAGGTACTTCAAGAACACTTGTATTGGCATTTTTTAT
This window encodes:
- the GJE1 gene encoding putative gap junction epsilon-1 protein, with protein sequence MSPNYMRSFSEGCLRPPTVIGQFHTLFFGSVRMFFLGVLGFAVYGNEALHFSCDPDKREVNLFCYNQFRPITPQVFWALQLVIVLVPGAFFHLYAACKSIKQEDILQKSFYSSFYVFSVFLRVILEAVAFWLQIQLFGFKVNAIYMCDMGAFEKKFNITRCMVPEHFEKTIFLIAMYTFTVITVVLCVAEIFEISCRRLGFLKTQ